In Rhipicephalus microplus isolate Deutch F79 chromosome 9, USDA_Rmic, whole genome shotgun sequence, one genomic interval encodes:
- the LOC119165615 gene encoding uncharacterized protein LOC119165615 — MNLTTLLVVVQLIVFSVSFSTACHGDDGGFEEQHEIDPVNKDPYPPHSVGPGGRCQSTLECQRGWCCARQRKWNGGYTCQKMHGLGRRCTMETQIKAGRYYYHCPCVSHLACRGNHALKLCVPKNWSLDDVTY; from the exons ATGAACCTTACAACACTACTCGTCGTGGTTCAACTTATCGTGTTCTCGGTCTCCTTCTCAACAGCTTGCCATGGCGATGATGGGGGATTCGAAGAGCAACACGAGATAGATCCCGTCAACAAAGACCCTTACCCACCT CATTCCGTGGGTCCCGGAGGCCGTTGCCAAAGCACGCTAGAGTGTCAACGCGGTTGGTGTTGCGCGAGACAGCGCAAATGGAACGGCGGCTACACCTGCCAGAAGATGCACGGACTTGGTCGCAGGTGTACCATGGAGACGCAGATTAAGGCTGGAAGGTATTATTACCACTGCCCCTGCGTCAGCCATC TGGCGTGTCGTGGGAACCATGCACTCAAGCTGTGCGTTCCGAAGAACTGGTCACTCGATGACGTGACGTATTAA